A portion of the Luteolibacter rhizosphaerae genome contains these proteins:
- a CDS encoding sulfatase family protein — translation MTRDSSSAPAWRPLLRGAGTGIAFFLAWLYARALWTLANSTGGMDNKFSKLAREDYLSFLIGQNLIVLVAYLLLWIAALFLIVPPLAAIVRRSPWRGRGSIAIPALLLAMLLHEYFMLRLIQSRPYFLSEGQFGSWFYGILQAPPEAWRPGINRALFSILPWVVLMLSGCWWIWALRAKPRLRLIATSLALLALASIGIASIPRQVEVQAKQAQDRPMNIIVIASDSLRGDRLGYSGYRPRRTDGVAAAGVSPNIDAWARDAVRFERCYVPMASTLESAVSVMSSTYPHTNRIRHMYPDRETVEASGKVIQPIAQVLKEKGYDTAAIGDWCAGFYEMMPLGFEDISVSSFDNFRIYMSQAVFMAHFVVPLYFDNRLGYEIFPQVGSFAQFVTPEVVTRRVEDKLAEQAKSGRPFFWHVFYSCNHLPYRCAEPYNTMFTDPAYQGKNKTGVDFDIDEFVSGTALEDKMGALPDADIRQIRALYDGCTRQFDDCFGRIREALRRHGMEDNTIVVVTADHGDDLYEPGVTLTHGLGFNGGDHCFHIPLAIRVPGIYPASIAEQVRSIDLSPTLLDLVNTARPASWEGQSLAGWMRGTGKPQDLPYFGETSFPFIQFKVPGVERPHLPPMDELTTIEPAFNHQFVMKKEYDEPVRIAKQRCLRTRDWKVVCTPCSEGDRHFGLFHLAEDPDCRRDLSTERPEVLAPMEKALTRWIDDHRETPVSEIFPQGEP, via the coding sequence ATGACCCGAGATTCTTCATCCGCCCCGGCTTGGCGTCCTCTCTTGAGAGGCGCAGGCACCGGGATCGCGTTCTTCTTGGCTTGGCTCTACGCCCGCGCCCTCTGGACCCTCGCGAATAGCACCGGCGGCATGGACAACAAGTTCAGCAAGCTTGCCCGCGAGGACTATCTCTCCTTCCTGATCGGTCAGAACCTGATCGTGCTCGTCGCCTACCTGCTCCTGTGGATCGCGGCGCTGTTCCTGATCGTGCCACCGCTCGCCGCGATTGTCCGCCGCAGTCCTTGGCGTGGCCGCGGCTCCATCGCCATTCCCGCCCTGCTGCTCGCGATGCTGCTGCATGAGTATTTCATGCTGCGCTTGATCCAGAGCCGCCCTTATTTCCTCTCGGAGGGACAGTTCGGCAGTTGGTTCTACGGCATCCTTCAGGCACCGCCGGAAGCGTGGCGTCCGGGCATCAATCGCGCGCTCTTCTCCATCCTGCCATGGGTGGTTCTCATGCTGAGCGGCTGCTGGTGGATTTGGGCATTGCGGGCGAAACCACGCCTGCGCCTGATCGCCACGTCTTTGGCGCTTCTCGCCCTCGCCTCGATCGGTATCGCTTCGATTCCGCGCCAGGTGGAGGTGCAGGCCAAGCAGGCGCAGGACCGGCCGATGAACATCATCGTCATCGCCTCCGATTCCCTTCGTGGTGATCGTCTCGGTTACTCGGGCTATAGGCCGCGCCGCACCGATGGCGTGGCCGCCGCCGGGGTCTCGCCGAATATCGATGCCTGGGCCCGGGATGCGGTCCGCTTCGAGCGCTGCTACGTCCCCATGGCCTCCACGCTGGAGTCCGCGGTATCGGTGATGTCTTCCACCTACCCGCACACGAACCGGATCCGCCACATGTATCCGGATCGCGAGACGGTCGAGGCATCCGGGAAGGTCATTCAGCCCATCGCGCAGGTGCTGAAGGAAAAGGGCTACGATACCGCCGCCATCGGCGATTGGTGCGCGGGCTTCTATGAGATGATGCCCCTCGGCTTCGAGGACATCTCGGTGTCGAGCTTCGATAACTTCCGGATCTACATGAGCCAGGCCGTCTTCATGGCTCACTTCGTCGTGCCGCTGTATTTCGATAACCGGCTCGGCTACGAGATCTTCCCGCAGGTCGGCTCCTTCGCCCAGTTCGTCACGCCGGAAGTGGTGACCCGCCGCGTCGAGGACAAGCTCGCGGAGCAGGCGAAGAGCGGCCGCCCCTTTTTCTGGCACGTCTTCTACTCCTGCAATCACCTCCCCTATCGCTGCGCGGAGCCTTACAACACGATGTTCACCGACCCCGCGTATCAAGGGAAGAACAAGACTGGGGTGGACTTCGATATCGACGAGTTTGTCAGCGGCACTGCACTGGAGGACAAGATGGGCGCACTGCCGGATGCGGATATCCGCCAGATCCGCGCGCTCTACGACGGCTGCACCCGCCAGTTCGACGATTGCTTCGGTCGCATCCGCGAGGCCCTGCGCCGCCACGGCATGGAGGACAATACGATCGTGGTCGTCACCGCCGACCATGGCGATGATCTCTATGAACCCGGCGTGACCCTCACCCACGGCTTGGGCTTCAATGGCGGGGACCACTGCTTCCACATCCCGCTGGCGATTCGTGTCCCCGGCATCTATCCCGCCAGCATCGCCGAGCAGGTGCGGAGCATCGATCTCTCCCCCACTCTTCTGGATCTGGTAAACACCGCCCGCCCCGCCTCGTGGGAAGGTCAGAGCCTGGCGGGCTGGATGCGCGGCACCGGGAAACCGCAGGACCTCCCTTACTTTGGCGAGACCAGCTTCCCCTTCATCCAGTTCAAGGTGCCGGGCGTGGAACGCCCTCATCTGCCCCCGATGGATGAGCTCACCACCATCGAGCCGGCCTTCAATCATCAATTCGTGATGAAAAAGGAGTATGACGAGCCGGTGCGGATCGCGAAGCAGCGTTGCCTGCGCACCCGCGATTGGAAGGTCGTCTGCACTCCTTGCAGCGAGGGCGACCGCCATTTCGGACTCTTCCATCTGGCGGAGGACCCGGACTGCCGCCGCGACCTGTCCACCGAGCGCCCGGAGGTGCTCGCGCCGATGGAGAAAGCCCTCACCCGCTGGATCGACGATCATCGCGAAACCCCGGTCAGCGAGATTTTCCCGCAGGGTGAGCCGTAA
- a CDS encoding AsmA family protein, translated as MPDEPIRSSRWKRRIRNVLLGLVCTPPLLLAAGNLALATPWAKAALARSVKARTGFDAEFGAVSWTPWSGARLGNFQLLQPEPLRALVPEPLLALEEVEVHPYWKPLLKGDLQLATIRLKRPRCAIPIELLASLAPRETGPLASGPSIAALPSATDTPPFSAPSSPADGTVPKPQPPATPADAPPPPAPGEERATTWVEIEEGQLDFFLGATNVIKLSSFGGKIPVAGAPAEGHFSGESILAIGQSLSPGFDLPLGWKGPELRVGPGEIMVSGTRVRLEVALGRLPGLPFGADLMVAEQAVDASAAFAKRQPRAARVTARAQGGGFILVPGTWRAAAGLAVQELTLQSTSGEIRFSQAGFTATLEGGTLLCPEAKLIGDSISLLGNGRIDLGGETNAVLRGVMPPEVAAMWKGKLEKMGVAVPPVFTPLETPDRVYIDLRWVSYPGGQGIEFGPGGPVLPLPLAMAVVIGTT; from the coding sequence ATGCCCGACGAGCCGATCCGCTCTTCCCGGTGGAAACGCAGGATCCGCAATGTCCTGCTCGGTCTCGTCTGTACTCCGCCGCTGCTGCTCGCAGCCGGAAATCTCGCATTGGCCACTCCATGGGCCAAGGCTGCGCTGGCCCGTAGCGTGAAGGCCCGCACCGGCTTTGACGCGGAATTCGGTGCCGTATCATGGACTCCTTGGAGTGGAGCACGTCTCGGCAATTTCCAACTGCTTCAGCCGGAGCCGCTCCGGGCCCTTGTGCCCGAGCCCTTGCTCGCATTGGAGGAAGTCGAAGTCCATCCGTACTGGAAACCCCTTCTCAAAGGCGACCTCCAGCTCGCGACGATCCGGCTCAAGCGCCCTCGCTGCGCCATCCCCATCGAGTTGCTCGCAAGCCTGGCACCCCGGGAAACCGGACCCCTCGCTTCGGGACCAAGCATCGCAGCACTTCCTTCCGCGACTGACACCCCGCCATTCTCGGCCCCCTCCTCCCCGGCGGATGGCACCGTTCCCAAACCGCAGCCACCCGCCACTCCCGCAGACGCGCCGCCTCCCCCGGCTCCGGGCGAAGAACGCGCTACCACTTGGGTGGAGATCGAGGAGGGACAACTCGACTTCTTTCTCGGCGCCACCAACGTGATCAAGCTCTCCAGCTTCGGCGGAAAGATCCCGGTCGCGGGAGCGCCTGCTGAGGGCCACTTCTCGGGCGAGTCGATCTTGGCGATCGGCCAAAGTCTGTCCCCGGGCTTTGACCTACCCCTTGGGTGGAAGGGTCCGGAACTTCGCGTTGGCCCCGGCGAGATCATGGTCTCCGGCACCCGCGTAAGGCTCGAAGTCGCCCTCGGCCGCTTGCCGGGCCTGCCCTTTGGCGCGGACCTGATGGTTGCGGAGCAGGCAGTCGATGCCTCCGCTGCTTTCGCCAAGCGCCAGCCTCGGGCCGCTCGGGTCACCGCCCGGGCTCAGGGTGGCGGCTTCATCCTCGTACCCGGCACTTGGCGGGCCGCAGCCGGACTTGCGGTGCAGGAGCTCACCCTCCAGAGCACCAGCGGCGAGATCCGCTTCTCCCAAGCCGGATTCACTGCCACCTTGGAAGGCGGCACCTTGCTTTGCCCGGAAGCCAAGCTCATCGGCGATTCAATCTCCCTCCTCGGGAATGGCCGCATCGACCTCGGAGGCGAAACCAACGCGGTACTGCGCGGCGTGATGCCTCCCGAAGTTGCCGCTATGTGGAAAGGCAAGCTCGAGAAGATGGGCGTGGCCGTCCCGCCGGTCTTCACCCCGCTCGAAACTCCCGATCGCGTCTACATCGATCTACGATGGGTCTCGTACCCCGGCGGACAAGGCATCGAGTTCGGGCCGGGAGGGCCGGTACTGCCCTTGCCACTGGCGATGGCTGTGGTAATCGGCACCACCTGA
- the rsmD gene encoding 16S rRNA (guanine(966)-N(2))-methyltransferase RsmD — MKVSRQLLPVRIIAGTAGRLAIKVPKAVARPTTDFVRQAIFSILGPSVEGTTVLDLFAGSGAIGLEALSRGAASCVFVDEHRQAESVIRENLEKSKLQGGRIVRADVHAWLTRDASTYDLIFADPPYAKYPGHKDHVKALLANPALRDRLADPGWFIAECPSSGRSPEGEGWILKDRREYGGSAILLYAKAEPS, encoded by the coding sequence GTGAAGGTTTCAAGGCAGCTTCTTCCCGTGCGCATCATCGCGGGAACTGCAGGACGACTTGCCATCAAGGTCCCGAAGGCCGTGGCCCGGCCGACGACCGACTTCGTCCGGCAGGCGATTTTCTCGATCCTCGGTCCTTCGGTGGAGGGAACCACCGTGCTCGATCTCTTCGCGGGCTCCGGTGCCATCGGTTTGGAGGCTCTCAGCCGCGGCGCGGCGAGCTGCGTTTTTGTCGATGAACACCGCCAGGCCGAATCCGTGATCCGCGAGAATCTGGAGAAATCCAAACTCCAAGGCGGCCGGATCGTCCGTGCCGACGTCCATGCATGGCTCACGCGGGACGCTTCAACCTACGACCTCATCTTCGCCGATCCACCTTATGCCAAGTATCCCGGTCACAAGGATCACGTGAAAGCGCTGCTCGCGAATCCTGCCCTCCGCGACCGCTTGGCGGATCCTGGTTGGTTCATCGCGGAGTGTCCTTCATCGGGACGCTCGCCCGAAGGCGAGGGCTGGATTCTCAAGGACCGCCGCGAGTATGGCGGCAGCGCCATCCTGCTTTACGCTAAGGCGGAGCCTTCCTAG
- a CDS encoding 3-deoxy-D-manno-octulosonic acid transferase has protein sequence MPFRFVLGLYRLLLPVFFLLVLPGWILRMGRRGGFGSGLRERFSIYTRPEEEEPCGAVHVHAVSVGETLLALKLIRAWQARVPGKRFVLATGTATGHAVAAEAALADVRVTYAPVDFPVCVNRYMNRFEPERLVLVEGEAWPHLLLACRKRGIPVTLLNARLSPRSERRYRKVASIVRPVFGMLDAVAAQEEADVPRWEALGVTRDKITVTGSSKFDPGAAVLPAQRAEFAAMLSSFGSARPVVLAASTHAGEEAWIGKAIRETTALYAVVPRHAERRAEVRADLEAEDFEVVQRSAFHPPSDPSRACFMIDSTGELRDWTAHADLVVIGKSILGTGGQSPAEAILARKPLLFGRNMQNFEPLATSLVNAGGAIRFDSAASLKQLVGELLADPARRARMSDAASHVLATHAGATQRMIDLHED, from the coding sequence ATGCCGTTCCGCTTCGTTCTCGGGCTCTATCGCCTGCTCTTGCCCGTTTTCTTCCTTCTCGTGTTACCGGGATGGATCCTGCGCATGGGACGCCGCGGCGGATTTGGCAGCGGCCTCCGCGAACGTTTTTCGATCTATACGCGTCCGGAGGAAGAGGAGCCATGCGGCGCGGTTCATGTCCATGCGGTGAGCGTGGGCGAAACCCTGCTGGCCCTGAAGCTGATCCGCGCCTGGCAAGCCCGCGTGCCGGGCAAGCGCTTCGTCCTCGCGACCGGCACGGCCACCGGTCATGCGGTGGCAGCGGAGGCGGCACTCGCGGATGTTCGTGTCACCTATGCCCCGGTCGATTTTCCGGTCTGCGTGAACCGCTACATGAACCGCTTTGAGCCGGAGCGCCTCGTTCTCGTCGAAGGCGAGGCATGGCCTCACCTTCTGCTCGCTTGCCGCAAGCGCGGCATCCCGGTGACCCTTCTTAACGCCCGGCTTTCTCCTCGCTCCGAGCGCCGCTATCGCAAGGTCGCTTCGATTGTGCGCCCGGTATTCGGCATGCTCGATGCCGTGGCGGCTCAGGAAGAGGCCGATGTCCCGCGCTGGGAAGCCTTGGGCGTAACCCGTGACAAGATCACCGTCACCGGCAGTTCAAAGTTCGATCCCGGCGCCGCCGTACTTCCGGCACAGCGCGCGGAATTTGCCGCGATGCTCTCCAGCTTCGGCTCCGCTCGTCCGGTGGTCCTCGCCGCCAGCACGCATGCCGGCGAAGAAGCATGGATCGGCAAGGCGATCCGCGAAACCACCGCACTCTATGCGGTCGTCCCCCGCCATGCCGAACGTCGTGCCGAAGTCCGGGCCGATCTCGAAGCCGAGGACTTCGAAGTGGTTCAGCGCTCCGCCTTCCATCCGCCTTCCGATCCCTCGCGCGCTTGCTTCATGATCGATAGCACCGGTGAGCTCCGCGATTGGACCGCCCATGCCGACCTCGTCGTGATCGGCAAAAGCATCCTAGGCACCGGGGGCCAGAGTCCTGCGGAAGCGATCCTCGCCCGCAAGCCGCTCCTCTTCGGACGAAACATGCAGAACTTCGAACCGCTCGCCACCTCGCTGGTGAATGCAGGTGGTGCGATCCGCTTCGACTCCGCCGCGAGCCTCAAACAACTCGTCGGGGAACTGCTCGCCGACCCCGCCCGCCGCGCTCGCATGAGCGATGCCGCCAGCCACGTGCTCGCCACCCATGCGGGTGCCACACAACGGATGATCGATCTCCACGAGGACTGA
- a CDS encoding FtsK/SpoIIIE domain-containing protein, producing the protein MPTVNDPLHPDRIRQLLEEIQERVSSVSGREAALNRTHAAALLAAKRQSTSRKDAGVTTRADRLAALMAANNEEQARVTAKYYARRQWIATAAQAAHSSLAGRIREAKDRQVGRRQAEAHRLKQDAKETWDRARQDHREFSDLVSTDSDRILAMSRGALGMLWAYRPLFSGLLRKGRLSGARAAEGSDRELLRSRGLEKIGEADARYSNLKGIGWRLLGLLPVLCVLLVISSFFVGSIDQAKVTQATIAIAAGAYVLSALLLWIPSRGLARSLQEARLAGRAAITASETAVEDLGNELRRGIAEQSEGLSETMRFTDEEAQELMKQGRRKIEEQSARLPAKADALNRRQLEKVAYDLQSGLAQLDRLNSGDESFRETEHTRMIGEADTVRREGLDQLGREWDEQVKPLHADLVSLQALARQRFPEWQESWIGTWVPPQESESVVPFGSLRVSLPDLAGGMPESTRFKLDGPVEFDLPLALGLPQRGSLLVDGDAASAATAINEIVLRVLSVHPAGRATFTLIDPVGLGKDFAGLMHLGDYEESLIQGRIWTQTTQIEERLAEINEHIEKVIQMYLRNEYATLDEYNRQAGTVAEKHRFVVISGFPASFSETALKRLLSIATSGARCGVYLLMHRDPRPGTIDPALAEALERACLRLEGDGSALRVLGLPAGADSIRLNPPPQGDLETALVHRIGKASVDSNRVEVPFQVIAPQESDWWTNTTGDELRVPIGRSGAKKFQWLALGKGTRQHALIAGKTGSGKSTLFHVMITNLALHCSPDEVEFYLVDFKKGVEFKCYGSKRLPHARVVAIESDREFGLSVLHRVDDELRRRGELFRKHGSQDLAGYRKASGETMPRTLLMIDEFQEFFTEDDPVSQSASLLLDRIVRQGRAFGIHVILGSQTLGGAYTLARATLGQMVVRIALQCNEADAYLIMDDDNPAPRLLTRPGEGIYNDNAGALAANSPFQTVWLSEEERSRLLDQVHGMAQARGLEQGPLVVFEGNAPADLGSNQELAALMARRPEQAPAEFRAWLGEPNSIKGPTEAVFARRSGSHLLVVGQSDERVSLALSLATLSLAASCPAESARFIVLDSGTGSQSLSARLRGMIPHELAVVGPTAAAGVFADLAAELERRNAGDGSGPEIFVVIHGLQRFKKLRQEDDFLFAMDDGPGGPNPAKVLADLASEGGAAGIHLLAGLDTWNNVGRWLPRKVMAEFEMRLLFQMSANDSANLIDSPAAGSLGLHRALLYNEALGTVETFRPYAEPDLAWWEDFARAMRESAALAR; encoded by the coding sequence ATGCCGACTGTGAATGACCCGCTCCATCCCGACCGAATCCGCCAGCTCCTTGAGGAAATCCAGGAGCGCGTTTCCTCCGTGTCGGGCCGGGAGGCCGCGTTGAATCGCACCCATGCGGCCGCCTTGCTGGCCGCCAAGCGGCAGTCCACTTCCCGGAAAGATGCCGGTGTCACCACCCGTGCCGACCGTCTCGCGGCATTGATGGCCGCGAACAACGAGGAGCAGGCCCGCGTCACGGCGAAGTACTATGCGCGCCGTCAGTGGATCGCTACCGCTGCCCAAGCCGCCCACAGCAGCCTGGCCGGGCGCATCCGCGAGGCAAAGGACCGGCAGGTCGGCCGCCGTCAGGCGGAGGCTCACCGGCTCAAGCAGGATGCGAAGGAGACTTGGGACCGCGCGCGTCAGGATCATCGCGAGTTCTCGGATCTGGTCTCTACGGACTCGGACCGCATCCTCGCCATGTCCCGCGGCGCGCTTGGAATGCTCTGGGCCTACCGGCCTCTTTTTAGCGGCTTGCTGAGGAAGGGTCGCTTGAGCGGCGCGCGGGCGGCGGAGGGCTCGGATCGCGAGCTGTTGCGTTCACGAGGGCTTGAGAAGATCGGGGAAGCGGATGCTCGTTATTCGAATCTGAAGGGTATCGGCTGGCGCTTGCTCGGTCTTCTTCCGGTGCTGTGCGTCTTGCTGGTGATCTCTTCGTTTTTTGTCGGCTCGATTGATCAGGCCAAGGTGACCCAAGCGACGATTGCGATCGCGGCGGGCGCCTACGTATTGTCAGCTCTCTTGCTTTGGATTCCCTCGCGCGGTCTCGCCAGGTCGCTGCAGGAAGCCCGCCTCGCGGGCAGAGCCGCCATCACGGCTTCCGAAACCGCGGTCGAGGATCTCGGCAATGAACTGCGTAGGGGCATCGCCGAACAGAGCGAGGGCCTGAGCGAGACCATGCGCTTCACCGATGAAGAAGCCCAAGAGCTGATGAAGCAGGGCCGCCGCAAGATCGAGGAGCAGTCGGCCCGCCTGCCCGCGAAGGCGGACGCACTCAATCGCCGCCAGCTTGAGAAGGTGGCTTATGATCTACAGTCCGGATTGGCGCAGCTGGATCGCTTGAATAGCGGCGATGAGTCATTCCGTGAAACCGAACACACGCGCATGATTGGCGAGGCGGATACTGTCCGCCGCGAGGGCCTGGATCAGCTCGGGCGCGAGTGGGATGAGCAGGTGAAGCCTCTCCACGCGGATCTCGTTTCGCTTCAGGCCTTGGCCCGGCAACGTTTTCCGGAGTGGCAGGAGTCTTGGATCGGCACTTGGGTACCACCGCAGGAATCCGAGTCCGTGGTTCCCTTCGGTAGCCTGCGAGTTTCCCTGCCCGACTTGGCCGGAGGCATGCCGGAGAGCACCCGCTTCAAGCTCGATGGTCCGGTGGAGTTCGACCTTCCCCTCGCGCTCGGATTGCCGCAGCGCGGCTCCTTGCTTGTCGATGGAGACGCGGCGTCCGCCGCAACCGCGATCAACGAGATCGTGCTGCGCGTGCTATCGGTTCATCCGGCAGGCCGCGCGACCTTTACACTCATCGATCCCGTCGGGCTGGGTAAGGACTTCGCCGGGCTCATGCATCTTGGCGACTATGAGGAGAGCTTGATCCAAGGACGCATCTGGACCCAGACGACCCAGATTGAGGAACGCCTCGCCGAGATCAACGAGCACATCGAGAAGGTCATCCAGATGTACCTCCGGAACGAGTACGCCACGCTGGATGAATACAACCGTCAGGCCGGCACCGTCGCGGAGAAGCATCGCTTCGTCGTCATTTCGGGTTTCCCCGCATCTTTCAGCGAAACTGCCCTGAAGCGCCTCCTGAGCATTGCCACCAGCGGTGCCCGCTGTGGGGTCTACCTTCTCATGCACCGCGATCCCCGCCCGGGAACGATCGATCCCGCCCTTGCCGAGGCCTTGGAACGCGCCTGCCTGCGCCTGGAAGGCGACGGCAGCGCTCTGCGTGTCCTCGGCTTGCCCGCAGGGGCCGATTCAATTCGCCTGAATCCGCCCCCGCAGGGTGATCTGGAGACGGCGCTCGTGCACCGGATTGGCAAAGCCAGCGTCGATTCGAATCGCGTCGAGGTTCCCTTCCAGGTCATCGCCCCGCAGGAGAGCGACTGGTGGACGAACACCACCGGAGACGAACTGCGGGTGCCGATCGGTCGCAGTGGCGCGAAGAAGTTCCAGTGGCTCGCGCTCGGCAAGGGCACCCGTCAGCACGCGCTCATTGCGGGTAAGACCGGTTCGGGCAAGTCGACCCTCTTCCACGTGATGATCACGAACCTCGCGCTGCATTGCAGTCCGGATGAGGTGGAGTTCTATCTCGTGGACTTCAAGAAAGGCGTGGAGTTCAAGTGCTATGGCTCCAAGCGCCTGCCGCATGCCCGCGTGGTCGCGATCGAGAGCGATCGCGAGTTCGGTCTCAGCGTGCTTCATCGCGTGGATGACGAACTGCGCCGCCGCGGTGAGCTCTTCCGCAAGCACGGTTCGCAGGATCTCGCCGGATACCGCAAGGCCTCCGGCGAGACCATGCCGCGGACCTTGCTGATGATCGATGAGTTCCAGGAGTTCTTCACCGAGGATGATCCGGTTTCACAATCCGCTTCGCTTTTGTTAGACCGCATCGTCCGTCAGGGCCGCGCCTTCGGGATCCATGTAATCCTCGGCTCCCAGACCCTCGGCGGTGCCTACACCTTGGCCCGCGCCACCCTCGGTCAGATGGTCGTCCGCATCGCGCTGCAGTGCAACGAGGCCGATGCCTATCTTATCATGGATGACGATAACCCGGCACCCCGCCTGCTCACGCGGCCGGGTGAGGGGATCTACAATGACAATGCCGGAGCCTTGGCGGCGAACAGCCCTTTCCAGACCGTCTGGCTATCGGAAGAAGAGCGGAGCCGTCTGCTCGATCAGGTTCACGGGATGGCGCAGGCACGTGGCTTGGAGCAAGGTCCTCTGGTCGTCTTTGAAGGCAATGCCCCCGCCGACTTGGGTTCCAATCAGGAACTGGCGGCGCTCATGGCCCGTCGTCCCGAACAAGCCCCTGCCGAGTTCCGCGCGTGGCTCGGTGAGCCGAACTCGATCAAGGGACCGACCGAGGCGGTCTTCGCCCGTCGTAGCGGCAGTCATCTTCTAGTGGTCGGGCAATCGGACGAGCGCGTGTCACTCGCCCTTTCTCTCGCCACGCTCTCCTTGGCCGCCTCTTGCCCGGCGGAGTCGGCACGCTTCATCGTGCTGGATTCCGGCACCGGTTCCCAGTCCTTGAGCGCACGGCTCCGCGGCATGATCCCGCACGAGCTTGCCGTGGTGGGGCCGACCGCCGCCGCAGGCGTCTTTGCCGATCTCGCTGCCGAGCTTGAGCGTCGGAATGCAGGGGATGGCAGCGGCCCGGAGATCTTCGTGGTCATCCACGGTCTCCAGCGCTTCAAGAAGCTCCGGCAGGAAGATGATTTCCTCTTCGCCATGGATGATGGTCCGGGTGGCCCGAATCCGGCGAAGGTGCTCGCCGATCTCGCGAGCGAGGGTGGTGCCGCGGGCATCCACTTGCTCGCGGGTCTCGATACTTGGAACAACGTCGGCCGCTGGTTGCCGCGCAAGGTGATGGCGGAGTTCGAGATGCGCTTGCTCTTCCAGATGAGCGCGAACGATTCCGCGAACCTCATCGATTCTCCCGCCGCGGGCAGCCTAGGGCTTCACCGCGCACTGCTCTACAATGAGGCCTTGGGCACGGTCGAAACCTTCCGCCCTTACGCCGAGCCCGATCTCGCCTGGTGGGAGGACTTCGCCCGCGCCATGCGGGAGTCCGCCGCCCTTGCCCGCTGA